One window from the genome of Jeotgalibaca sp. MA1X17-3 encodes:
- a CDS encoding TetR family transcriptional regulator, translated as MPKPTFYRLPEERQKEILQAAFEEFSTNPLQEASVGNITKKLSLSRASFYKYFNDLEEVYTYIYQRIAWDPHDLLLQSLEEAEGIFFEGMTRYAKKMANQFFEPTYRAFYRNLLVKMDYHLFSQMEKDSNTPKMDYKQFLQEVIEVIDWEEIAVEEHELLAFLDFIKEIFHELFMKSFLREWTEEQTFAAIHQRLNWLKRGILK; from the coding sequence ATGCCAAAACCAACCTTTTATCGTTTACCTGAGGAACGGCAAAAAGAAATTTTACAAGCTGCCTTTGAAGAGTTTTCAACAAACCCTTTACAGGAAGCATCAGTCGGAAATATTACCAAGAAATTAAGCTTATCTCGGGCTAGCTTTTATAAATATTTTAATGATTTAGAAGAAGTATACACATATATTTATCAACGAATAGCATGGGATCCTCATGACTTACTGTTACAGTCGCTAGAAGAAGCGGAGGGTATTTTTTTTGAAGGAATGACTCGATACGCGAAAAAAATGGCAAATCAATTTTTTGAACCTACGTATCGTGCTTTTTACCGGAATTTATTAGTGAAAATGGACTATCATCTTTTTTCTCAGATGGAGAAGGACTCAAACACTCCTAAAATGGATTACAAACAATTTTTACAAGAGGTAATAGAAGTAATTGATTGGGAAGAAATAGCAGTTGAAGAACATGAGTTACTAGCTTTTTTAGATTTTATTAAAGAAATTTTCCACGAATTATTTATGAAGTCTTTTTTACGTGAATGGACAGAAGAACAAACATTTGCTGCCATTCATCAACGCTTGAATTGGCTAAAAAGAGGAATTTTGAAATGA
- a CDS encoding ATP-binding cassette domain-containing protein, whose protein sequence is MKSIIQVDNYTKSYGDFMAVDHISFEVEEGSIFGFLGPNGAGKSTTINTLCTLLEKTSGTLTIDGHDVTTDKNEVRESIGIVFQEATLDEKMTVQENLEMHCVFYRVPKKEIQERIDFVMNMVDLAEWKGAMVSSLSGGMKRRVEITRALLHNPKVLFLDEPTTGLDPQTRNRMWEYIVQLQKEKNITIFLTTHYMEEAEICDQVAIIDNGKIMVNDHPEELKRRYTQDEARVTISSPESFKSALTENGYKFRVLNQGDFEIDIDNIQHFLSFLDPFQKDILNLEIKNGTLNDVFLEITGKKIREEA, encoded by the coding sequence TTGAAATCAATTATACAAGTAGATAATTATACAAAAAGTTATGGTGACTTCATGGCAGTTGATCACATATCCTTTGAAGTAGAAGAGGGCAGTATTTTTGGCTTCCTCGGACCAAATGGAGCTGGAAAAAGTACAACAATTAACACGTTGTGTACGCTCTTAGAAAAAACTTCCGGAACGTTAACGATTGATGGACATGATGTAACTACTGATAAAAATGAAGTAAGAGAATCAATTGGTATTGTTTTCCAAGAAGCCACTTTAGATGAAAAAATGACGGTTCAAGAAAACTTAGAAATGCATTGCGTCTTCTACCGTGTTCCTAAAAAAGAAATCCAAGAAAGAATCGATTTTGTAATGAACATGGTTGATTTAGCCGAATGGAAAGGGGCAATGGTTTCAAGTTTATCTGGAGGAATGAAGCGTCGAGTGGAAATTACTCGTGCTCTTTTACATAATCCTAAAGTACTTTTTTTGGACGAACCAACGACTGGTCTAGATCCTCAAACGCGTAATAGAATGTGGGAGTATATTGTTCAACTGCAAAAAGAAAAAAATATTACTATTTTCTTGACGACTCATTACATGGAAGAAGCAGAAATCTGTGATCAGGTTGCAATTATAGATAATGGGAAAATCATGGTGAACGATCATCCAGAAGAGCTGAAGCGTCGGTACACCCAAGATGAAGCTCGAGTTACTATTTCATCTCCAGAATCTTTCAAGAGCGCTCTTACAGAAAATGGTTATAAGTTCCGTGTCCTCAACCAGGGAGACTTTGAGATCGACATCGATAATATCCAACATTTCTTATCTTTCTTAGATCCTTTTCAAAAAGATATTCTTAATTTAGAAATCAAAAATGGCACTTTAAATGATGTGTTTTTAGAAATTACTGGTAAAAAAATTCGTGAGGAGGCTTAA
- a CDS encoding ABC transporter permease, producing the protein MRVIKALWLRNIKTFMRDRTRLIISLIIPFFFIYIFSSIFKTEYVDNPTAFMLAGVVIVTVFQTSLSLATSTIDDVVSGFMKEVLVSPASRTLVAIGQLLSAATVATVQGFLILIIGLFTGLSFDSWLTPIYVIAAMVLVGLVFSGLGLFLASHVESASTFQVVQQAIVLPFTFLSGAYIPLSLLPKTLRFVSLLNPMTYTTAFFRTIILEKTNASTQQLLNEGLAFEVNGFVITPFISGIIVIVLGLFFLFLAAYSFRKADFTKFSRTTGGETPAHRAR; encoded by the coding sequence ATGCGTGTTATTAAAGCTTTGTGGTTACGTAATATTAAAACATTTATGAGAGATCGGACTCGTTTGATTATTTCATTAATCATTCCCTTCTTCTTTATTTATATATTTAGTTCTATTTTTAAAACAGAATACGTAGACAATCCTACTGCATTTATGTTGGCGGGAGTTGTTATTGTTACTGTATTTCAAACGTCACTTTCACTTGCTACTTCAACAATCGATGATGTTGTATCTGGCTTCATGAAAGAAGTGTTAGTCAGTCCTGCCTCTCGCACTCTAGTAGCAATTGGACAACTCCTATCAGCAGCTACCGTTGCAACGGTTCAAGGTTTCTTGATTTTAATCATTGGATTGTTTACTGGTCTTTCTTTTGATAGCTGGTTGACTCCAATTTATGTTATTGCAGCGATGGTCTTAGTAGGACTTGTTTTTTCTGGTTTAGGTTTATTTTTAGCTTCTCATGTAGAAAGTGCCTCTACGTTCCAAGTGGTTCAACAAGCCATTGTTTTACCATTTACTTTTTTATCAGGAGCTTATATTCCTTTATCTCTTCTACCGAAAACATTACGCTTCGTCAGTCTTTTGAATCCAATGACTTATACGACTGCATTTTTCCGAACAATTATATTAGAAAAAACAAATGCATCCACCCAACAGCTATTGAATGAGGGACTGGCCTTTGAAGTCAATGGCTTTGTTATTACTCCTTTTATTAGTGGGATTATCGTTATCGTTCTAGGATTGTTTTTCCTTTTCCTAGCAGCCTACTCTTTCCGAAAAGCTGATTTCACTAAATTCTCTCGTACAACTGGTGGGGAAACACCAGCACACCGCGCACGATAA